Proteins from a single region of Methanotorris igneus Kol 5:
- a CDS encoding tetrahydromethanopterin S-methyltransferase subunit B encodes MEVVKICPEIDVVMEVNSGLVAEMRKDVLVVDLTHVEEEVKKLERLATALKNSLDPRNPPLNTFDNRDGVYKISGLFKGMFFGFWITLAILVLVVILVIKTNLSLIGL; translated from the coding sequence ATGGAAGTTGTCAAGATATGTCCAGAGATCGATGTAGTTATGGAAGTTAATAGTGGTCTTGTGGCAGAAATGAGAAAGGATGTCCTCGTTGTAGATTTAACTCATGTTGAAGAAGAAGTTAAAAAATTAGAGAGATTGGCAACAGCACTCAAGAACTCATTAGACCCAAGAAACCCGCCATTGAATACATTCGACAACAGAGATGGAGTATATAAAATTTCAGGGCTTTTTAAAGGTATGTTCTTTGGGTTCTGGATAACACTTGCGATTCTTGTGTTAGTAGTGATATTAGTGATTAAAACGAATTTAAGCTTAATAGGTCTATAA
- the mcrA gene encoding coenzyme-B sulfoethylthiotransferase subunit alpha, whose protein sequence is MEAEKKLFLKALKEKFEEDPKEKYTKFYVFGGWKQSARKREFVEAAEKLLEKRGGIPFYNPDIGVPLGQRKLMPYKLSGTDYIVEGDDLHFMNNAAMQQMWDDIRRTVIVGMDTAHAVLEKRLGVEVTPETINEYMETINHALPGGAVVQEHMVEVHPALAWDCYAKIFTGDDELADEIDKKFLIDINKLFPEEQAEQIKKAIGKRTYQVNRVPTLVGRVCDGGTIARWSAMQIGMSFITAYKLCAGEAAIADFSYAAKHADVIQMGTLLPARRARGPNEPGGIPFGILADIVQTSRVSDDPVEQALEVVGAGAMLYDQIWLGSYMSGGVGFTQYATAAYTDDILDDFSYYGYDYITKKYGGCNSIKPTMDVVEDIATEVTLYALEQYDEYPALLEDHFGGSQRAAVTAAAAGITTALATGNSNAGLNGWYLSQILHKEYHSRLGFYGYDLQDQCGAANSLSIRNDESSPLELRGPNYPNYAMNVGHQGEYAGITQAAHSARGDAFALNPLIKVAFADPSLIFDFAHPRKEFARGALREFEPAGERDPIIPAH, encoded by the coding sequence ATGGAAGCAGAAAAGAAATTATTCTTAAAAGCATTGAAGGAGAAATTTGAAGAAGATCCAAAAGAAAAATACACAAAGTTCTACGTATTTGGAGGATGGAAACAATCAGCAAGAAAAAGAGAATTCGTTGAAGCAGCAGAAAAATTACTTGAGAAAAGAGGAGGAATTCCATTCTACAATCCAGACATTGGGGTTCCATTAGGTCAAAGAAAATTAATGCCATACAAACTCTCTGGAACAGACTACATTGTTGAAGGAGATGACTTACACTTCATGAACAACGCTGCAATGCAACAAATGTGGGATGACATTAGGAGAACTGTTATCGTTGGTATGGATACTGCGCATGCAGTTTTAGAGAAGAGGTTAGGGGTAGAAGTTACACCAGAAACAATCAACGAATACATGGAAACCATCAACCACGCATTACCTGGTGGGGCAGTTGTCCAAGAGCACATGGTTGAGGTCCACCCAGCATTAGCATGGGACTGTTACGCTAAGATATTCACTGGAGACGATGAATTAGCAGATGAGATTGACAAGAAGTTCTTAATTGACATCAACAAATTGTTCCCAGAAGAACAAGCAGAACAAATCAAGAAAGCTATCGGTAAAAGAACATACCAAGTCAACAGAGTACCAACATTAGTCGGTAGAGTTTGTGATGGAGGTACAATTGCAAGATGGTCTGCAATGCAAATTGGTATGTCCTTCATTACAGCATACAAGCTCTGTGCTGGGGAGGCAGCAATTGCTGACTTCTCCTACGCTGCAAAACACGCAGACGTTATCCAAATGGGTACACTCTTACCAGCAAGAAGAGCAAGAGGTCCAAACGAACCAGGTGGAATTCCATTCGGTATCTTAGCAGATATTGTCCAAACTTCAAGGGTAAGTGATGACCCAGTAGAACAAGCATTAGAAGTCGTTGGTGCAGGGGCAATGTTATACGACCAAATCTGGCTTGGTTCCTACATGTCTGGTGGTGTCGGATTCACACAATATGCAACCGCAGCTTACACAGATGACATCTTAGATGACTTCTCCTACTACGGATATGATTACATAACCAAGAAATATGGAGGATGTAACTCAATTAAACCAACTATGGATGTAGTTGAGGACATTGCAACAGAAGTGACCTTATACGCATTAGAGCAATATGACGAATATCCAGCGTTGTTAGAGGATCACTTTGGAGGTTCCCAAAGAGCAGCAGTTACAGCTGCAGCAGCAGGAATTACTACCGCATTAGCTACTGGTAACTCAAACGCTGGATTGAACGGATGGTACTTAAGCCAAATCTTACACAAAGAATACCACAGCAGATTAGGATTCTACGGATACGACTTGCAAGACCAATGTGGTGCCGCTAACTCATTATCAATTAGAAACGACGAGTCCTCACCATTAGAATTGAGAGGTCCAAACTATCCAAACTACGCAATGAACGTCGGTCACCAAGGAGAATACGCAGGTATTACACAAGCAGCACACTCAGCAAGAGGAGATGCATTTGCTCTCAACCCATTAATTAAAGTAGCATTCGCAGATCCATCATTGATCTTCGACTTTGCACACCCAAGAAAAGAGTTTGCAAGAGGTGCTTTAAGAGAATTCGAACCAGCAGGAGAAAGAGATCCAATTATTCCAGCACACTAA
- the mtrA gene encoding tetrahydromethanopterin S-methyltransferase subunit A yields the protein MANKKAPAAGWPIVSGEYVVGNPESCVGVVTLGSHGLEQACIDAGAAIAGPCHTENLGIEKVVANYISNPNIRFMVLCGSEVQGHITGQCFKALWENGIGDDGGIIGAKGAIPFLENVGKDAVERFQRQIVEVVDLIDCEDVSKITAAIKECISKDPGAIDEEPMVLDLEGGGAGGEEEGATVKPTSPEIALIEARMRLISEKINDAAILAKYNAGYYNGKVQGIAIGLFLSLLLFSLIHPLL from the coding sequence ATGGCAAATAAGAAAGCCCCTGCGGCAGGATGGCCTATTGTGTCTGGAGAGTATGTCGTTGGGAACCCTGAGAGTTGTGTTGGGGTTGTAACTTTGGGTTCCCACGGTTTAGAGCAAGCATGTATTGATGCTGGTGCTGCGATAGCAGGACCTTGCCACACAGAAAACTTAGGAATCGAAAAAGTCGTAGCAAATTACATATCAAACCCAAACATTAGGTTTATGGTGTTGTGTGGTTCAGAGGTTCAGGGACACATTACTGGACAGTGTTTTAAAGCGTTATGGGAAAATGGTATTGGTGACGATGGGGGTATTATTGGAGCGAAAGGAGCAATTCCATTCTTAGAAAACGTTGGTAAAGACGCAGTCGAAAGATTCCAAAGGCAAATTGTCGAAGTCGTTGACTTAATCGACTGTGAAGATGTTAGCAAGATAACTGCAGCTATAAAAGAGTGCATCTCAAAAGACCCTGGAGCTATAGACGAAGAACCAATGGTCTTAGACCTTGAAGGCGGAGGAGCAGGAGGAGAAGAAGAAGGGGCAACAGTAAAACCAACATCCCCAGAAATTGCATTAATAGAAGCAAGAATGAGATTAATATCTGAAAAAATAAATGATGCAGCAATACTTGCAAAATATAATGCTGGATACTACAACGGAAAAGTTCAAGGAATTGCAATAGGATTGTTCTTGTCCTTGTTGTTATTCTCATTAATACACCCATTGTTATAA
- the mcrB gene encoding coenzyme-B sulfoethylthiotransferase subunit beta yields the protein MVKYEDKINLYDAKGNLVEENVPLEAISPLHNPTIQKIVKDIKRTVAVNLAGIENALKTGAVGGKACIIPGRTLDLPIVENAETIMDYVEKLLRVSPDDDTNLKLINGGKQMAVQLPSKRLEVAAEYSVSMLNTAMALKEAIIKTFDVDMFDAPMVHAAILGRYPQVPDYMGANIASLLGAPTNLEGLGYALRNIMVNHYVATTKKNIMNAVAFASIMEQTAMFEMGDAIGVFERLHLLGLAYQGLNADNLVIDLVKANGKNGTVGTVVASVVERALEDGVITEDKKLPSGFVMYKPVDVAKWNAYAAAGLVAAVIVNCGAARAAQNVASTILYYNDILEYETGLPGVDFGRAEGTAVGFSFFSHSIYGGGGPGIFHGNHVVTRHSKGFAIPPVCAAMCVDAGTQMFSPEKTSALVGAVYSAIDEFREPLKYVIEGALEIKDKI from the coding sequence ATGGTAAAGTATGAAGATAAGATAAACTTGTATGATGCAAAAGGAAATCTTGTTGAAGAAAATGTGCCATTAGAAGCAATAAGCCCATTACACAACCCAACAATCCAAAAAATTGTTAAAGATATTAAGAGGACAGTTGCAGTTAACTTAGCAGGTATTGAAAATGCATTAAAAACTGGAGCAGTTGGAGGAAAAGCTTGTATAATTCCAGGTAGAACATTAGACTTACCAATCGTAGAAAATGCTGAAACAATTATGGACTATGTTGAAAAATTGTTAAGAGTTTCCCCAGATGACGACACAAACTTGAAACTCATTAATGGCGGAAAACAAATGGCTGTTCAGTTGCCATCAAAAAGATTAGAAGTTGCTGCAGAATACTCAGTTTCAATGTTGAATACAGCAATGGCTTTAAAAGAAGCAATTATCAAGACATTTGATGTAGACATGTTCGATGCTCCAATGGTTCATGCAGCAATCTTAGGAAGATACCCACAAGTTCCTGACTACATGGGAGCAAACATCGCTTCATTATTAGGGGCTCCAACAAACTTAGAAGGTTTAGGTTACGCTTTAAGAAACATCATGGTAAACCACTATGTTGCTACAACAAAGAAAAACATAATGAACGCTGTTGCATTTGCGTCAATAATGGAACAAACAGCAATGTTTGAAATGGGAGATGCAATTGGAGTATTCGAAAGATTACACTTACTTGGTTTAGCATACCAAGGATTAAACGCAGACAACTTGGTAATTGACTTAGTAAAAGCAAATGGTAAGAACGGAACTGTTGGTACCGTTGTAGCATCAGTTGTTGAAAGAGCATTAGAAGATGGTGTCATTACAGAAGACAAGAAATTACCGTCAGGATTCGTAATGTACAAACCAGTTGATGTTGCTAAATGGAACGCTTACGCAGCAGCAGGTTTAGTTGCTGCAGTTATCGTAAACTGTGGTGCAGCAAGAGCAGCACAAAACGTTGCATCAACAATCTTGTACTACAACGACATACTTGAATACGAAACTGGATTACCAGGAGTTGACTTTGGTAGAGCAGAAGGTACTGCAGTTGGTTTCAGTTTCTTCAGCCACTCCATCTACGGTGGGGGAGGTCCAGGTATCTTCCACGGAAACCACGTTGTTACAAGACACAGCAAAGGATTTGCAATCCCACCAGTATGTGCTGCGATGTGTGTAGATGCTGGAACCCAGATGTTCTCACCAGAAAAAACATCAGCATTAGTTGGTGCAGTTTACAGTGCAATTGATGAATTCAGAGAACCATTGAAATACGTAATTGAAGGGGCATTAGAAATTAAAGACAAAATCTAA
- the mcrC gene encoding methyl-coenzyme M reductase I operon protein C: MPVGRKEQIIDCRAVMGLGEGGGLAQRGTFAEALRNDVVVVAMSPGRRHITKPVCEITYGIREAGIQTSVLVLDAGSGIPHDAPHGSLGSTFGLKPEEAAQINRHKLCVVHFGNVINHVVYKARLLLRYVEIPTIVVCQCPVDMEDFAKVGVKTLNVMPVEPQTKGMIVDIVTGVVRGESCPQTKIDEIIEKIKKHLT; encoded by the coding sequence ATGCCAGTAGGTAGAAAAGAACAAATCATTGACTGTAGGGCAGTAATGGGTCTCGGTGAAGGTGGAGGACTGGCTCAGAGAGGTACTTTTGCAGAGGCATTAAGAAATGATGTAGTAGTAGTTGCAATGTCACCAGGGAGGAGGCATATAACAAAACCAGTATGTGAAATAACCTATGGAATCAGGGAAGCAGGGATTCAGACAAGTGTTCTTGTATTAGATGCTGGAAGCGGAATTCCTCACGATGCTCCACATGGCAGTTTAGGTTCAACCTTTGGGCTTAAGCCTGAAGAGGCTGCCCAAATAAATAGACATAAATTGTGTGTTGTGCATTTTGGAAATGTAATCAACCACGTGGTTTATAAAGCTCGATTGCTCTTGAGATACGTTGAAATACCAACAATTGTCGTTTGCCAGTGTCCAGTAGATATGGAAGATTTCGCAAAGGTTGGGGTTAAAACTCTAAATGTTATGCCTGTTGAACCACAAACAAAAGGAATGATTGTTGATATAGTGACAGGTGTAGTTAGGGGTGAATCTTGCCCACAAACTAAGATTGATGAGATAATTGAAAAAATCAAAAAGCACTTAACTTAA
- the mcrD gene encoding methyl-coenzyme M reductase operon protein D has translation MIEVEVFPHRYLKATTTEKFLNKVYALETTERIIIHGQPLPKTVYYGPAKGTPVNHSERKIISVGGVPVELTVMAGRFWITLKDDSELDKLKEICEELFPFGYNIKVGKFLKDKPTVTDYIKYGERFVNEIDKRLIGITDPRSKFESAVKIIPKEEEKEDEEKSSKEE, from the coding sequence ATGATAGAAGTTGAAGTTTTTCCTCACAGATATTTAAAAGCCACTACAACTGAAAAATTTCTAAATAAAGTTTATGCCTTAGAAACTACTGAAAGAATTATTATCCATGGGCAGCCCCTCCCAAAAACCGTTTACTATGGGCCTGCAAAAGGAACACCAGTAAATCATTCAGAAAGAAAAATAATTAGCGTTGGAGGAGTTCCTGTAGAACTTACAGTTATGGCAGGGAGGTTTTGGATAACGCTTAAAGATGACAGCGAGTTAGACAAACTCAAAGAAATCTGTGAAGAGCTCTTCCCATTTGGATACAACATTAAAGTTGGTAAATTCTTGAAAGATAAGCCAACAGTAACTGACTATATAAAGTATGGAGAGAGATTTGTCAATGAAATAGATAAAAGATTGATTGGAATTACCGATCCAAGAAGTAAATTTGAATCTGCCGTCAAAATAATTCCAAAAGAAGAAGAAAAAGAAGATGAGGAAAAAAGTAGTAAAGAGGAGTAA
- the mtrA gene encoding tetrahydromethanopterin S-methyltransferase subunit A translates to MANKKAPAAGWPIVSGEYVVGNPESCVGVVTLGSHGLEQACIDAGAAIAGPCHTENLGIEKVVANYISNPNIRFMVLCGSEVQGHITGQCFKALWENGIGDDGGIIGAKGAIPFLENVGKDAVERFQRQIVEVVDLIDCEDVSKITAAIKECISKDPGAIDEEPMVLDLEGGGAGGEEAEGGFEIEGIPTVVEPDLEACQKLLEKLEYKVGLMTRDIGLASGVSSESVKGFAIGSLLAVVLVGIPIILKFLIG, encoded by the coding sequence ATGGCAAATAAGAAAGCCCCTGCGGCAGGATGGCCTATTGTGTCTGGAGAGTATGTCGTTGGGAACCCTGAGAGTTGTGTTGGGGTTGTAACTTTGGGTTCCCACGGTTTAGAGCAAGCATGTATTGATGCTGGTGCTGCGATAGCAGGACCTTGCCACACAGAAAACTTAGGAATCGAAAAAGTCGTAGCAAATTACATATCAAACCCAAACATTAGGTTTATGGTGTTGTGTGGTTCAGAGGTTCAGGGACACATTACTGGACAGTGTTTTAAAGCGTTATGGGAAAATGGTATTGGTGACGATGGGGGTATTATTGGAGCGAAAGGAGCAATTCCATTCTTAGAAAACGTTGGTAAAGACGCAGTCGAAAGATTCCAAAGGCAAATTGTCGAAGTCGTTGATTTAATCGACTGTGAAGATGTTAGCAAGATAACTGCAGCTATAAAAGAGTGCATTTCAAAAGACCCTGGAGCTATAGACGAAGAACCAATGGTCTTAGACCTTGAAGGCGGAGGAGCAGGAGGAGAAGAAGCAGAAGGTGGATTTGAGATAGAAGGTATTCCAACAGTTGTTGAGCCAGATCTTGAAGCATGCCAAAAACTTCTTGAAAAGTTAGAATACAAAGTTGGTTTAATGACAAGGGACATTGGTTTAGCATCAGGGGTAAGCTCAGAATCTGTTAAAGGGTTTGCAATTGGTTCATTACTTGCTGTTGTCTTGGTTGGAATTCCAATAATATTAAAATTCTTAATAG
- the mtrD gene encoding tetrahydromethanopterin S-methyltransferase subunit D produces MDAVSLLIPLAEITIAGAIINASVHFVPVGGAPAAMATSTGVGTGTTQLAAGAGFTGLMAAAAMAAQAGVDVFNPAHLALIALSGAVGSMIMLGITMLIGQLIYVFGVGVVPAADKCEKDPITGDEQRPYITPGTTGHAVPTVCFVSGLIGAGLGGIGGALAYIALKQLGFDTAIAGILAVGFFFINAVLASYNIGGTIEGFHDPKFKKMPNGVIASFVASLLCGLVLLGMAGLA; encoded by the coding sequence ATGGATGCTGTGAGTTTATTGATACCTCTTGCAGAAATTACAATTGCAGGGGCTATAATTAATGCAAGTGTTCATTTTGTTCCTGTCGGTGGAGCTCCAGCAGCAATGGCTACATCAACTGGGGTAGGTACAGGTACAACACAGTTAGCGGCAGGTGCAGGGTTTACTGGATTAATGGCTGCTGCAGCAATGGCTGCTCAGGCAGGAGTTGACGTATTCAATCCAGCACACTTGGCTTTAATTGCTCTTTCTGGAGCAGTAGGTTCAATGATTATGCTTGGTATTACAATGTTGATTGGGCAGTTGATTTATGTATTTGGAGTAGGGGTTGTTCCAGCAGCAGATAAGTGTGAAAAAGACCCTATAACAGGAGATGAACAAAGACCTTACATCACACCAGGTACAACTGGTCACGCAGTTCCTACAGTTTGTTTTGTTAGTGGTTTAATTGGAGCAGGACTTGGAGGTATTGGTGGGGCTCTTGCGTACATTGCATTAAAACAATTAGGATTTGACACAGCAATTGCTGGAATTTTAGCAGTTGGGTTTTTCTTCATAAATGCGGTTCTTGCGTCCTATAACATTGGAGGAACAATCGAAGGATTCCACGATCCAAAATTCAAGAAAATGCCAAATGGGGTTATAGCATCATTCGTAGCATCATTATTGTGTGGACTTGTATTATTAGGAATGGCAGGTTTGGCATAA
- the mtrE gene encoding tetrahydromethanopterin S-methyltransferase subunit E — protein MDTTLIALGALALAGAAATIAGCAEDLESDVGSQSNPNSQVQLAPQMGNIHRYFNKAISGEPVSYGLYVAVAGAIAWALLNYGLNPVLALVAGSGVAAFVHGAYAVSSYLGRIVGQSKNFGQPVYMDVVLSHLGPIVGHGFIAVFCMVFAAYLANNVLGNPFPLPLVALIFGITVGAIGSSTGDVHYGAEREYQKYPFGGGVPVANHGDIDIKAEYGLRNGLDSSYFCSRLGGPLTGLCFGLIIFLDGWRGVLGEILGNDLMTKSVIAIIIGLLIVVVAAILNRKVEVFAREKYGPYTK, from the coding sequence ATGGATACTACATTAATAGCCCTTGGAGCGTTGGCTTTGGCAGGAGCAGCAGCAACAATTGCTGGATGTGCAGAAGACTTAGAGTCTGACGTAGGTTCTCAGTCCAACCCTAACTCACAGGTTCAGTTAGCTCCACAAATGGGTAACATCCACAGATACTTCAACAAGGCAATTTCAGGGGAGCCAGTTTCATACGGTTTGTATGTTGCTGTTGCTGGTGCAATAGCATGGGCATTATTAAACTATGGGTTGAATCCTGTTCTTGCATTGGTAGCTGGTTCTGGTGTGGCAGCATTTGTTCATGGAGCTTATGCAGTTAGCTCATACTTAGGTAGAATTGTTGGTCAATCAAAGAACTTCGGTCAACCAGTTTACATGGATGTTGTTTTAAGCCACTTAGGGCCTATAGTAGGGCATGGATTTATAGCGGTATTCTGTATGGTTTTTGCAGCATATTTAGCAAATAATGTATTAGGAAACCCATTCCCATTGCCATTGGTAGCATTGATATTTGGTATTACAGTTGGGGCAATTGGTTCCTCCACAGGAGACGTTCACTATGGTGCTGAAAGAGAATATCAAAAGTATCCATTTGGAGGAGGGGTTCCTGTCGCTAACCATGGAGATATTGATATTAAAGCAGAATATGGTTTAAGAAATGGTTTGGACTCATCGTACTTCTGTTCAAGATTAGGTGGACCATTAACAGGGCTTTGCTTTGGTTTGATTATATTCTTAGATGGTTGGAGAGGCGTTTTAGGTGAAATTCTTGGAAATGATTTAATGACAAAATCAGTTATTGCGATCATTATAGGGCTTTTAATTGTTGTTGTCGCTGCAATATTAAATAGAAAAGTTGAGGTATTTGCAAGAGAGAAATACGGACCATACACAAAATAA
- the mcrG gene encoding coenzyme-B sulfoethylthiotransferase subunit gamma — MAYKPQFYPGETKIAQNRRNHMNPDVELEKLREIPDEDVVKIMGHRQPGEDYKTIHPPLEEMDLPEDYVRDLVEPINGAKEGHRIRYIQFADSMYFAPAQPYDRARTYMWRFRGVDTGTLSGRQVIEMRESDLEALSKNFLIDTAFFDPARCGIRGATVHGHSLRLDENGLMFDALQRYVYDEKTGHVVYVKDQVGRPLDEPVDVGEPLPEEKLREITTIYRKDGIPMREDKELLTVVKRIHRARTLGGFCPTEDVFKEL, encoded by the coding sequence ATGGCATACAAGCCTCAATTCTACCCAGGTGAAACAAAAATTGCACAAAACAGAAGAAACCACATGAACCCAGATGTTGAATTGGAAAAGTTAAGAGAAATTCCAGATGAAGATGTTGTAAAAATAATGGGTCACAGACAACCAGGGGAAGATTACAAAACAATTCACCCACCATTAGAAGAAATGGACTTACCAGAGGACTACGTAAGGGATTTAGTTGAGCCAATCAACGGAGCAAAAGAAGGACACAGAATTAGATACATCCAGTTCGCAGATTCAATGTACTTCGCTCCTGCTCAACCATACGACAGAGCAAGAACATACATGTGGAGATTCAGAGGGGTAGATACAGGTACCTTATCAGGAAGACAAGTTATCGAAATGAGAGAAAGCGACTTAGAGGCATTGTCCAAGAACTTCCTTATCGATACAGCATTCTTCGACCCAGCAAGATGTGGTATCAGGGGGGCAACTGTCCACGGGCACTCATTAAGATTGGATGAAAATGGTTTGATGTTCGACGCTCTCCAAAGATATGTTTACGATGAGAAAACAGGACACGTAGTATACGTAAAAGACCAAGTTGGAAGACCATTGGATGAACCAGTAGATGTTGGAGAGCCATTACCAGAAGAAAAATTAAGAGAAATTACAACAATCTACAGAAAAGACGGAATTCCAATGAGGGAAGACAAAGAGCTCTTAACAGTAGTTAAGAGAATCCACAGAGCAAGAACCCTTGGTGGATTCTGCCCAACAGAAGATGTATTCAAAGAACTCTAA
- the mtrC gene encoding tetrahydromethanopterin S-methyltransferase subunit MtrC, with amino-acid sequence MAHGGGGHAAEVYPENQVLAVGAILAIVGMYVAHFVPSLSMLIGGLLAAGACVAGANTVRKVAAYGLGTGVPSIGMISLGMGTMAALAGVLIPKVFGIPEIVTPILAAVIAIVVGFIIGRLTVNPVGMKIPIMVQSMTKLSLAGALAILGFCVAYAGGFSADVFIDNAVKNGIIALAFIGAGMSILHPFNACLGPNESHERTLTLAVACGLITWLVFAIAKLDLISTIVAAILWAIAYGTYVKMSLRDACCVLYTPELPKKEEE; translated from the coding sequence ATGGCTCATGGTGGAGGAGGTCATGCAGCAGAAGTATATCCAGAAAACCAAGTTTTGGCTGTAGGGGCAATCTTGGCTATAGTAGGAATGTATGTTGCTCACTTTGTTCCAAGTTTGTCAATGTTGATAGGTGGGTTATTAGCAGCAGGAGCATGTGTTGCTGGAGCAAACACTGTTAGGAAAGTTGCTGCTTATGGTTTAGGTACTGGGGTTCCATCCATTGGTATGATTAGTTTAGGTATGGGAACAATGGCTGCATTGGCAGGAGTTTTAATTCCTAAGGTATTTGGTATTCCTGAAATTGTAACACCAATACTTGCAGCAGTTATTGCAATAGTTGTTGGATTTATAATTGGTAGGTTAACAGTAAATCCAGTAGGTATGAAAATCCCAATTATGGTTCAAAGTATGACAAAACTTTCCCTTGCAGGAGCTTTGGCAATCCTTGGATTCTGTGTCGCTTATGCAGGAGGATTTTCAGCAGATGTGTTCATTGATAATGCAGTTAAAAATGGAATTATTGCATTAGCATTTATTGGAGCAGGTATGTCAATATTGCATCCTTTCAACGCATGTTTAGGTCCAAATGAGAGCCACGAAAGAACATTAACTCTTGCAGTGGCATGTGGTTTAATAACATGGTTAGTCTTTGCCATTGCTAAATTAGATCTAATCTCAACAATCGTTGCTGCAATACTTTGGGCTATTGCATATGGAACATATGTGAAGATGTCATTAAGAGATGCATGCTGTGTCCTCTACACCCCAGAATTGCCTAAGAAGGAAGAAGAGTAA